Proteins from a genomic interval of Rhipicephalus microplus isolate Deutch F79 chromosome 6, USDA_Rmic, whole genome shotgun sequence:
- the LOC119170478 gene encoding uncharacterized protein LOC119170478 isoform X2: MFSCSSHITAEEANERSPPRPSHAAEPERTPDTAEETGVDTCSNDDASATTSREQPPSKRNAGEGTSHEAVAQACMEHLEHIRANKGVIKKDNIGFFALRTDARLRELPVHIAQDVMHAVELMLCEAEAKLHQSSEAN, translated from the exons ATGTTCTCTTGCAGCAGCCACATCACAGCAGAAGAGGCTAACGAGAG ATCACCGCCTCGGCCAAGCCATGCAGCGGAACCGGAACGTACCCCTGATACGGCTGAGGAGACTGGTGTCGACACCTGCAGCAATGA TGATGCTTCAGCAACCACCTCAAGAGAGCAGCCACCATCAAAACG caatgcagGAGAGGGCACAAGCCATGAAGCTGTGGCGCAAGCGTGCATGGAGCACCTTGAACACATCAGAGCGAACAAGGGGGTCATCAAAAAAGATAACATTGGTTTCTTCGCTCTACGTACCGATGCACGCCTCAGAGAGCTACCAGTGCACATTGCACAAGATGTAATGCATGCAGTAGAACTTATGCTGTGTGAAGCAGAGGCAAAATTGCATCAGAGCAGTGAAGCAAATTGA
- the LOC119170478 gene encoding uncharacterized protein LOC119170478 isoform X4: protein MKVMLQQPPQESSHHQNGHARQDDNGPARALAMQERAQAMKLWRKRAWSTLNTSERTRGSSKKITLVSSLYVPMHASESYQCTLHKM, encoded by the exons ATGAAGG TGATGCTTCAGCAACCACCTCAAGAGAGCAGCCACCATCAAAACG GTCACGCTCGTCAAGACGACAACGGACCTGCGAGGGCGCTAG caatgcagGAGAGGGCACAAGCCATGAAGCTGTGGCGCAAGCGTGCATGGAGCACCTTGAACACATCAGAGCGAACAAGGGGGTCATCAAAAAAGATAACATTGGTTTCTTCGCTCTACGTACCGATGCACGCCTCAGAGAGCTACCAGTGCACATTGCACAAGATGTAA
- the LOC142765764 gene encoding uncharacterized protein LOC142765764 isoform X2, translated as MNTTDKLLWGRRHNCNMCDYKAASSFKLKQHCRVHTGERPFKCHLCPQAFSLNPVLKENLRTHTGERPHKCHLCPQAVSCNSTLKRHLHTHTGERPHKCHLCPEAFSQNSTLEQHLLTHTGERPQKCHLCPEAFSQNSTLKKHLLTHTGERPHKCHLCPETFSQNSTLKKRLLTHTGERTHKCALCGRSFTHRFTLKNHLRTHSADLWAFYSSCCDEYY; from the exons ATGAATACTACTGACAAGTTACTTTGGGGACGCCGTCACAACTGTAATATGTGCGACTACAAAGCTGCCTCTTCGTTCAAGTTGAAACAGCACTGCAGGGTTCACACAGGGGAGCGGCCATTTAAATGCCACTTGTGTCCTCAAGCCTTCTCGCTAAATCCTGTGTTGAAAGAGAAcctgcgcacccacacaggagaacgACCGCACAAGTGCCACTTGTGCCCTCAAGCCGTCTCGTGTAATTCAACATTGAAAAGGCACCTGCACACCCACACAGGAGAACGACCGCACAAGTGCCACTTGTGTCCTGAAGCCTTCTCGCAAAATTCTACGTTGGAACAGCACCTGCTCACCCACACAGGAGAACGACCGCAGAAGTGCCACTTGTGTCCTGAAGCCTTCTCGCAAAATTCTACGTTGAAAAAGCACCTGCTCACCCACACAGGAGAACGACCGCACAAGTGCCACTTGTGTCCTGAAACCTTCTCGCAAAATTCTACGTTGAAGAAGCGCCTGCTCACCCACACAGGAGAACGAACGCACAAGTGCGCCTTGTGTGGCCGTAGCTTCACACATAGGTTCACATTGAAGAATCACCTGCGCACCCACTCAGCAGA cttGTGGGCCTTCTATTCCTCATGCTGTGACGAATACTACTGA
- the LOC119170478 gene encoding uncharacterized protein LOC119170478 isoform X3, which yields MTNEGDASATTSREQPPSKRSRSSRRQRTCEGASNAGEGTSHEAVAQACMEHLEHIRANKGVIKKDNIGFFALRTDARLRELPVHIAQDVMHAVELMLCEAEAKLHQSSEAN from the exons ATGACAAATGAAGG TGATGCTTCAGCAACCACCTCAAGAGAGCAGCCACCATCAAAACG GTCACGCTCGTCAAGACGACAACGGACCTGCGAGGGCGCTAG caatgcagGAGAGGGCACAAGCCATGAAGCTGTGGCGCAAGCGTGCATGGAGCACCTTGAACACATCAGAGCGAACAAGGGGGTCATCAAAAAAGATAACATTGGTTTCTTCGCTCTACGTACCGATGCACGCCTCAGAGAGCTACCAGTGCACATTGCACAAGATGTAATGCATGCAGTAGAACTTATGCTGTGTGAAGCAGAGGCAAAATTGCATCAGAGCAGTGAAGCAAATTGA
- the LOC119170478 gene encoding uncharacterized protein LOC119170478 isoform X1, with translation MFSCSSHITAEEANERSPPRPSHAAEPERTPDTAEETGVDTCSNDDASATTSREQPPSKRSRSSRRQRTCEGASNAGEGTSHEAVAQACMEHLEHIRANKGVIKKDNIGFFALRTDARLRELPVHIAQDVMHAVELMLCEAEAKLHQSSEAN, from the exons ATGTTCTCTTGCAGCAGCCACATCACAGCAGAAGAGGCTAACGAGAG ATCACCGCCTCGGCCAAGCCATGCAGCGGAACCGGAACGTACCCCTGATACGGCTGAGGAGACTGGTGTCGACACCTGCAGCAATGA TGATGCTTCAGCAACCACCTCAAGAGAGCAGCCACCATCAAAACG GTCACGCTCGTCAAGACGACAACGGACCTGCGAGGGCGCTAG caatgcagGAGAGGGCACAAGCCATGAAGCTGTGGCGCAAGCGTGCATGGAGCACCTTGAACACATCAGAGCGAACAAGGGGGTCATCAAAAAAGATAACATTGGTTTCTTCGCTCTACGTACCGATGCACGCCTCAGAGAGCTACCAGTGCACATTGCACAAGATGTAATGCATGCAGTAGAACTTATGCTGTGTGAAGCAGAGGCAAAATTGCATCAGAGCAGTGAAGCAAATTGA
- the LOC142765765 gene encoding uncharacterized protein LOC142765765, with protein MCSANVSALAARKRSKQARRWWVRPSLRSREVAGHTGRLLPDLRSHDEEYFRDFMRMPPRTFDTLLELLCPAISKQDTNHRPTISAHDCLAMTIRYAKEVRDKLAHYFITDGQVPWQDKVVNST; from the exons ATGTGCTCAGCCaacgtgtcagcgctggcagcacgaAAACgttcaaagcaagcaaggcggtggtGGGTGAGACCGTCCCTTCGCTCGCGAGAAGTGGCTGGCCACACAGGGCGTCTGCTTCCCGACTTGCGCtcgcacgacgaggagtatttccgaga CTTCATGCGGATGCCGCCACGAAcgttcgacactttgctcgaacTGCTGTGCCCCGCAATATCCAAGCAGGACACAAACCACCGGCCTACAATTTCGGCGCACGACTGCCTGGCCATGACCATTAG GTATGCCAAGGAAGTGCGAGATAAATTGGCGCACTACTTCATCACAGACGGTCAGGTGCCTTGGCAGGACAAAGTGGTGAACAGCACTTGA
- the LOC142765764 gene encoding uncharacterized protein LOC142765764 isoform X1, translating into MNTTDKLLWGRRHNCNMCDYKAASSFKLKQHCRVHTGERPFKCHLCPQAFSLNPVLKENLRTHTGERPHKCHLCPQAVSCNSTLKRHLHTHTGERPHKCHLCPEAFSQNSTLEQHLLTHTGERPQKCHLCPEAFSQNSTLKKHLLTHTGERPHKCHLCPETFSQNSTLKKRLLTHTGERTHKCALCGRSFTHRFTLKNHLRTHSAELQFDNKHVGVLSYPSSLWAFYSSCCDEYY; encoded by the exons ATGAATACTACTGACAAGTTACTTTGGGGACGCCGTCACAACTGTAATATGTGCGACTACAAAGCTGCCTCTTCGTTCAAGTTGAAACAGCACTGCAGGGTTCACACAGGGGAGCGGCCATTTAAATGCCACTTGTGTCCTCAAGCCTTCTCGCTAAATCCTGTGTTGAAAGAGAAcctgcgcacccacacaggagaacgACCGCACAAGTGCCACTTGTGCCCTCAAGCCGTCTCGTGTAATTCAACATTGAAAAGGCACCTGCACACCCACACAGGAGAACGACCGCACAAGTGCCACTTGTGTCCTGAAGCCTTCTCGCAAAATTCTACGTTGGAACAGCACCTGCTCACCCACACAGGAGAACGACCGCAGAAGTGCCACTTGTGTCCTGAAGCCTTCTCGCAAAATTCTACGTTGAAAAAGCACCTGCTCACCCACACAGGAGAACGACCGCACAAGTGCCACTTGTGTCCTGAAACCTTCTCGCAAAATTCTACGTTGAAGAAGCGCCTGCTCACCCACACAGGAGAACGAACGCACAAGTGCGCCTTGTGTGGCCGTAGCTTCACACATAGGTTCACATTGAAGAATCACCTGCGCACCCACTCAGCAGA attgCAGTTTGATAACAAACACGTTGGTGTACTGTCATATCCTTCCAG cttGTGGGCCTTCTATTCCTCATGCTGTGACGAATACTACTGA